From Caminibacter mediatlanticus TB-2, the proteins below share one genomic window:
- a CDS encoding motility protein A, which yields MDLASVIGIVGALGLIIAAMAMGVGVGPYIDPQSVLIVVLGSIMTLFISNKMEMMTKFAKVFMIAIKPSYQPNYEELIKKLVDYATQARRDGILSLEQAAANEEDEFLKKGLSMAVDGNEPDTIRELLEIDLEQMDARHKKMASIFSNWAGLAGAMGMIGTLVGLVAMLLNMSDPAAIGPAMAVALLTTLYGAMIGNIFGSPIANKLALRNDDEILAKTMIIEGIMSIQAGDNPRTLEAKLLSFLPPSQRKSQFE from the coding sequence ATGGATTTAGCTTCTGTTATTGGGATTGTTGGTGCACTTGGTCTAATTATTGCTGCAATGGCAATGGGGGTAGGTGTTGGACCATATATTGACCCACAATCCGTGCTAATAGTTGTGCTTGGGTCTATTATGACTTTATTTATTTCTAATAAAATGGAGATGATGACAAAATTTGCAAAAGTTTTTATGATTGCCATAAAACCAAGCTATCAACCAAATTATGAAGAATTAATTAAAAAACTTGTAGATTATGCAACCCAAGCTCGTCGTGATGGAATTTTATCACTCGAACAAGCAGCAGCCAACGAAGAAGATGAGTTTTTAAAAAAAGGTCTTTCAATGGCTGTTGATGGGAATGAGCCTGATACAATTAGAGAGTTACTTGAAATTGATTTGGAACAAATGGATGCAAGACATAAAAAGATGGCTTCTATATTTTCAAACTGGGCTGGTCTTGCAGGGGCAATGGGAATGATTGGTACACTTGTTGGGCTTGTAGCAATGCTTCTTAATATGTCAGACCCAGCAGCAATTGGTCCTGCAATGGCAGTTGCTTTACTTACAACTTTATATGGTGCTATGATTGGTAATATTTTTGGAAGTCCAATTGCAAATAAGCTTGCATTAAGAAATGATGATGAAATTTTAGCAAAAACAATGATTATTGAAGGAATTATGTCTATTCAAGCAGGAGATAATCCAAGAACGCTTGAAGCAAAATTACTAAGCTTTTTACCACCATCCCAAAGAAAGTCTCAATTTGAATAG
- the glmU gene encoding bifunctional UDP-N-acetylglucosamine diphosphorylase/glucosamine-1-phosphate N-acetyltransferase GlmU has protein sequence MLQIIILAAGKGTRMKSKSAKVLHTLCDKPMIEYVIEESLKLTKSVDVILNHQFEKVKEVVSKYPVNIIKQDLENYPGTGGAVKEVEIKGDKIFVLNGDMPLIEANELKKFTDIDADIVMSVMKLKNPDGYGRVVIEDGKVKKIVEQKDANEDELKIPYVNAGVYLFKGDILKEYIPKLSNNNAQKEYYLTDIIEMAVNDGKIVKAIEVDEENFKGVNSKLDLAKAEEIMARRIREFWMKNGVIMHLPKTIFIDAYSSFEGECEIGSGCVIKNSIIIESEIRPNSVIEGAIIKNSGVGPMARIRPKSELIDTHIGNFVEVKASKLKGVKAGHLSYLGDSEIDEGTNIGAGTITCNYDGKAKYKTKIGKNVFIGSDTQLIAPVVIEDDVIIAAGTTVTKDVKKGNLAISRTPLKMVKDFYYKFFGSKS, from the coding sequence ATGCTTCAAATCATTATTCTTGCTGCGGGTAAAGGGACCCGTATGAAAAGTAAATCGGCAAAAGTGCTACATACTTTATGCGATAAGCCTATGATAGAATATGTTATTGAAGAGTCATTAAAATTAACAAAAAGTGTCGATGTAATACTCAATCACCAATTTGAAAAAGTAAAAGAAGTTGTAAGTAAATATCCGGTAAATATTATCAAACAAGACTTAGAAAACTATCCAGGCACAGGTGGGGCTGTAAAAGAAGTAGAAATTAAAGGTGATAAAATATTTGTTTTAAATGGTGATATGCCTTTAATTGAAGCTAATGAACTTAAAAAATTTACTGATATTGATGCTGATATTGTTATGAGTGTTATGAAATTAAAAAATCCTGATGGATATGGAAGAGTTGTTATTGAAGATGGAAAAGTTAAAAAAATAGTCGAACAAAAAGATGCTAATGAAGATGAACTTAAAATTCCATATGTAAATGCAGGTGTTTATTTATTTAAAGGAGATATTTTAAAAGAATACATTCCAAAACTAAGCAATAATAATGCGCAAAAAGAATATTATCTAACTGATATAATTGAAATGGCTGTAAATGATGGAAAAATTGTTAAAGCAATTGAAGTTGATGAAGAAAACTTCAAAGGTGTAAATTCAAAACTTGATTTAGCAAAAGCCGAAGAGATTATGGCAAGAAGAATAAGAGAATTTTGGATGAAAAATGGGGTTATTATGCATCTTCCTAAGACTATTTTTATTGATGCTTATTCTTCTTTTGAAGGTGAATGTGAGATTGGAAGTGGATGTGTTATTAAAAATTCAATAATTATTGAGAGTGAAATTAGACCAAATTCTGTAATTGAAGGGGCTATAATTAAAAATTCAGGTGTTGGACCTATGGCAAGAATCAGACCCAAAAGTGAGTTAATTGATACTCATATAGGAAACTTTGTTGAAGTAAAAGCAAGTAAACTAAAAGGTGTAAAAGCTGGACATTTAAGTTATCTTGGTGATAGTGAAATAGATGAAGGAACTAATATTGGAGCAGGTACTATTACTTGTAATTATGATGGAAAAGCCAAATACAAAACAAAAATTGGGAAAAATGTATTTATTGGAAGCGATACTCAACTTATAGCACCAGTAGTAATTGAAGATGATGTTATTATTGCAGCAGGGACAACTGTTACAAAAGATGTAAAAAAAGGAAATCTTGCAATAAGCAGAACTCCACTTAAAATGGTAAAAGATTTTTATTATAAATTTTTTGGGAGTAAAAGTTGA
- the coaBC gene encoding bifunctional phosphopantothenoylcysteine decarboxylase/phosphopantothenate--cysteine ligase CoaBC — translation MNVLIGVTGSIAIYKTCELIRLFIKNGDNVKVVMTKSAAKFISPLTFETLTRNKVLIEENEDWSSCINHIDYAKWADIYIIAPATANTLNKALVGIADNLLLQVYLATTSPTLFAPSANTNMYLHPTTQKAIKKLNCIEANSGLLACGDEGIGKMAEPREIFLRALREINKDEFWKDKKVVVTAGGSIERIDDVRFVSNFSSGKMGEALAKAFYIKGADVVLISSKNHNLSKEIKQIKVESAKDYFKAIKNENPDYLIMAAAIADFKPKYTPGKIKKSQIGDKLVLEMEKNINILESLKDKKFKKIGFKAERDEKNAFKYAKETLIKKNLDAICLNLLTKNDFGSDENEIIFITKDKEIIFNQDKKENIALKLVNAIKSL, via the coding sequence TTGAATGTATTAATTGGAGTTACTGGTAGCATTGCTATTTATAAAACTTGTGAATTAATTAGACTTTTTATTAAAAATGGTGATAATGTAAAAGTTGTAATGACTAAGTCTGCTGCAAAATTCATATCTCCTCTTACTTTTGAAACACTTACAAGAAATAAAGTCTTAATAGAAGAAAATGAAGATTGGAGCAGTTGTATTAATCATATAGATTATGCTAAATGGGCTGATATTTATATAATTGCACCAGCAACTGCCAATACTTTAAATAAAGCATTAGTAGGAATTGCAGATAATTTACTTTTGCAAGTTTATTTAGCAACAACTTCTCCTACCCTTTTTGCTCCAAGTGCAAATACAAATATGTATCTTCATCCTACTACTCAAAAAGCAATAAAAAAATTAAATTGTATAGAAGCTAATTCTGGTCTTCTTGCTTGTGGAGATGAGGGAATTGGGAAAATGGCTGAACCTCGTGAAATATTTTTAAGAGCTTTAAGAGAAATTAATAAAGATGAGTTTTGGAAAGATAAGAAAGTAGTAGTTACAGCTGGTGGAAGCATTGAGAGAATTGATGATGTAAGATTTGTTAGTAATTTTTCAAGTGGAAAAATGGGCGAAGCTTTAGCAAAAGCTTTTTATATAAAAGGAGCTGATGTTGTTTTAATTTCAAGTAAAAATCATAATTTAAGTAAAGAAATTAAACAAATAAAAGTAGAAAGTGCTAAGGATTACTTTAAAGCTATAAAAAATGAAAACCCTGATTATTTAATTATGGCAGCAGCAATTGCTGATTTTAAACCAAAATATACTCCTGGTAAAATAAAAAAATCTCAAATAGGTGATAAGTTAGTACTTGAAATGGAAAAAAATATCAATATTTTAGAATCACTTAAAGATAAAAAATTTAAAAAAATTGGATTTAAAGCCGAGAGAGATGAAAAAAATGCATTTAAATATGCAAAAGAAACATTAATTAAAAAAAATCTTGATGCAATATGTCTTAATCTTTTAACAAAAAATGATTTTGGAAGTGATGAAAATGAGATAATTTTTATTACAAAAGATAAAGAAATAATTTTTAACCAAGATAAAAAAGAAAACATAGCTTTAAAGCTTGTAAATGCTATCAAATCTCTTTAA
- a CDS encoding di-trans,poly-cis-decaprenylcistransferase: protein MHIAIIMDGNGRWAKKRGLKRTEGHKKGAEVVKEITTYCANNPEIDVLTLYAFSTENWKRPKMEIDFLMKLLDNWLKKELPTYIENEVRFEVIGDISKFSDKLKKRIELTKEKTKNFKKLTQVLALNYGSRDEITRAIKKLIQKNEEITSENIQKNLDISRDVDLLIRTSGEVRVSNFLLWQIAYAEMFFTKTLWPDFTSEELDKIIKEFKKRERRFGGI, encoded by the coding sequence ATGCATATTGCCATAATAATGGATGGAAATGGGAGATGGGCAAAAAAAAGAGGTCTCAAACGCACAGAAGGTCATAAAAAAGGTGCTGAGGTTGTAAAAGAAATAACAACATATTGTGCAAATAATCCTGAAATTGATGTTTTAACTCTATATGCTTTTTCTACGGAAAATTGGAAAAGACCAAAAATGGAAATTGATTTTTTAATGAAACTACTTGATAACTGGTTAAAAAAAGAACTACCTACTTATATAGAAAATGAAGTTAGATTTGAAGTAATAGGAGATATTTCTAAATTTAGTGATAAACTTAAAAAAAGAATAGAACTCACAAAAGAAAAAACAAAAAATTTTAAAAAATTAACTCAGGTATTAGCCCTAAATTATGGAAGCAGAGATGAAATAACAAGAGCTATTAAAAAGTTAATTCAAAAAAACGAAGAAATTACTTCTGAAAATATTCAAAAAAATTTGGATATTAGCAGAGATGTCGATTTATTAATTCGAACAAGTGGGGAAGTTAGAGTAAGTAATTTTTTACTTTGGCAAATAGCTTATGCAGAAATGTTTTTTACAAAAACTTTATGGCCAGATTTTACAAGTGAAGAGTTAGATAAAATTATAAAAGAATTTAAAAAAAGAGAAAGAAGGTTTGGAGGAATATAA
- a CDS encoding prepilin peptidase, which yields MENCIIYIFLFLLGICVGSFLNVLIYRLPLNKSIISPPSSCPNCNTKIKPWHNIPIFSWIFLKGKCAYCKEKISIRYPIIEFLTGILAVLIYLKMKNIDIFYFTTFATFSGLLALAIIDIDYKAVPDNLNLLVLALSIFHSPNILENFKNALLVIGGMSIIRWYLSYFIKKEAMGEGDLIIGGVMGAMLGINLSLIAIFISAILAIIPSIYFLLQKKEPELPFIPFLALGTFIVWYFSNFFNSYWSSLYA from the coding sequence ATGGAGAATTGTATAATATATATTTTTTTATTTTTGTTAGGAATATGTGTAGGAAGTTTTTTGAACGTACTAATTTATAGACTTCCATTAAATAAAAGTATTATTTCACCTCCAAGTAGTTGTCCAAATTGTAATACAAAAATCAAACCTTGGCATAATATTCCAATATTTAGTTGGATTTTTTTAAAAGGAAAGTGTGCATATTGTAAAGAAAAAATTTCTATCAGATATCCAATAATAGAATTTTTAACAGGAATTTTAGCAGTACTCATATATTTAAAAATGAAAAACATTGATATTTTTTATTTCACAACCTTTGCAACTTTTAGCGGACTCTTAGCGCTTGCAATAATAGATATTGATTATAAAGCTGTACCAGATAATCTAAATTTATTAGTATTAGCATTATCAATTTTTCACTCTCCTAATATATTAGAAAATTTTAAAAATGCATTACTTGTTATTGGTGGTATGAGCATTATTAGATGGTATCTAAGTTATTTTATAAAAAAAGAAGCAATGGGGGAAGGAGATTTAATTATTGGTGGTGTAATGGGTGCAATGCTTGGAATAAATTTATCATTAATTGCTATTTTTATTTCAGCTATCTTGGCAATAATCCCTTCAATATATTTTTTATTACAAAAAAAAGAACCAGAACTTCCTTTTATCCCTTTTTTAGCGTTAGGTACATTTATAGTTTGGTATTTCAGTAATTTTTTTAACAGTTATTGGAGTAGTTTATATGCGTAA
- a CDS encoding LptF/LptG family permease, translated as MRKISVYILNQFLPLFLTIFFVISAIISLIYIITISNITSKIQITFIELLKFYILSMPQILLITLAISFFISAINLYSKLSETQELIALFSLGFKPKTLLNPILLLAILLTFINLFILFISIPYAKMNFNNLKNEKKQEAKFNFQSSQVSQQFGDWVIFANKGKNNSFTKIYLYSPKENKFIISQNAQLQNKNSVLNFALTIGNIYDFNKSMQIKFNKMEINQLIPKVKISIFNFKDYFKYNKKEFAKYLPIALLPITLFFFIPLISFFHPRLNKSHPLFYAITILSIYSIVSLSNKNFILSILISVLFFIIGGILYKWKVKF; from the coding sequence ATGCGTAAAATTTCAGTATATATTTTGAATCAATTCTTGCCACTATTTTTAACTATTTTTTTTGTAATCTCAGCTATTATTTCTTTAATCTATATTATCACAATTTCAAACATAACCTCTAAAATACAAATAACTTTTATAGAACTTTTAAAATTTTACATACTCTCTATGCCACAAATATTATTAATTACTCTTGCAATTTCATTTTTTATATCAGCTATTAATCTTTATTCCAAACTTAGCGAAACCCAAGAATTAATTGCTCTTTTTTCTCTTGGATTTAAGCCAAAAACTTTATTAAACCCTATTCTTCTATTAGCTATTTTATTAACATTTATAAATTTATTTATTTTATTTATATCGATACCCTATGCAAAAATGAATTTTAATAATTTAAAAAATGAAAAAAAACAAGAAGCAAAGTTTAATTTTCAATCTTCGCAAGTTTCCCAACAATTTGGAGATTGGGTTATTTTTGCTAATAAAGGTAAAAATAATAGTTTTACAAAAATATATCTATACTCTCCAAAAGAAAACAAATTTATAATCTCTCAAAATGCACAATTACAAAATAAAAATAGCGTACTTAATTTTGCACTTACTATTGGAAATATTTATGATTTCAATAAAAGTATGCAAATAAAATTTAACAAAATGGAAATTAACCAATTAATTCCAAAAGTTAAAATATCTATTTTTAATTTTAAAGACTATTTCAAATATAATAAAAAAGAGTTTGCAAAATATTTACCTATTGCCTTATTACCAATTACATTATTCTTTTTTATTCCATTAATAAGTTTTTTCCATCCTCGTTTAAATAAATCTCATCCACTATTTTATGCTATAACAATATTATCTATTTACTCTATCGTTTCTCTTTCTAATAAAAATTTTATATTATCAATCTTAATTAGTGTTTTATTTTTTATTATTGGAGGTATTTTATACAAATGGAAAGTAAAGTTTTAG
- the truA gene encoding tRNA pseudouridine(38-40) synthase TruA — translation MESKVLAVISYDGSKFYGMQKQPNKKTIQGEIELALNKLNINSIVQHAGRTDKGVHALNQVISFTIPNFWDLNKLQTSLNKIIHPYIHIKKIKFIKNDFNPRFNAKKRSYRYIISPIFSPHKADYETYYDKKINIELLKKAIKKFEGTYDFEYFAKTGSEVNNYIRTIYKTDIIEYKNKVILKIIGNGFLRGQIRIITNFLLMINENKLTIDDLQKQLNKEQLFTKHLAPPNGLYLERIWY, via the coding sequence ATGGAAAGTAAAGTTTTAGCTGTTATAAGTTATGATGGAAGTAAATTTTATGGTATGCAAAAACAACCTAATAAAAAAACAATTCAAGGTGAAATAGAATTAGCCCTAAATAAACTAAATATAAATTCAATAGTCCAACATGCAGGAAGGACTGACAAAGGAGTACATGCCCTAAATCAAGTAATTTCTTTTACAATTCCAAATTTTTGGGATTTAAATAAACTGCAAACCTCATTAAACAAAATTATTCACCCTTACATTCATATAAAAAAAATTAAATTTATTAAGAATGACTTCAATCCAAGGTTCAATGCCAAAAAAAGAAGTTATAGATATATTATCTCTCCTATTTTTTCACCACACAAAGCTGATTATGAAACTTACTATGATAAAAAAATAAATATTGAACTTTTAAAAAAAGCTATTAAAAAATTTGAAGGTACCTACGATTTTGAATATTTTGCTAAAACAGGAAGTGAAGTAAATAATTATATAAGGACAATATATAAAACTGACATTATTGAATATAAAAATAAAGTAATTTTAAAGATTATTGGAAATGGATTTTTAAGAGGTCAAATTAGAATAATTACAAATTTTCTTTTAATGATAAATGAAAATAAACTCACAATTGATGACTTACAAAAACAATTAAATAAAGAACAATTATTTACTAAACATTTAGCACCACCAAATGGCTTGTACCTTGAAAGGATTTGGTATTAA
- a CDS encoding restriction endonuclease yields MNFYISLFISFVVGMWVMLFLLEYFLHKRYKQVLKEGYEKINSLPPNERQIYLNRLNQISSLYISEKNLNNLYRVEKEVENIIYEIDNKKEEINLEVTNNPLDKLNKELMKYKNEEKGRNFEIFVGKYFENLGYKIYYNGIINGRRDEGIDLIAYNKDEVLLIQCKNWKENSKYKITDKNLKEFIGNCYTFIKNNPKIMNKKIKRLYITSCDVFSDSANYFIEKNKELIEKKILKFD; encoded by the coding sequence ATGAATTTTTATATATCTCTTTTTATTAGTTTTGTTGTTGGAATGTGGGTAATGTTGTTTTTATTGGAATATTTTTTACATAAAAGATATAAACAAGTTTTAAAAGAAGGGTATGAAAAAATAAACTCCTTACCTCCGAATGAAAGACAAATATATTTAAATCGTTTAAATCAAATCTCTTCATTATATATAAGTGAAAAAAATTTAAATAATTTATATAGAGTTGAAAAAGAAGTTGAGAATATTATATATGAAATTGATAATAAAAAAGAAGAAATTAATTTAGAAGTTACTAACAATCCCCTTGATAAATTAAATAAAGAGTTAATGAAATATAAAAATGAAGAAAAGGGTAGAAATTTTGAAATTTTTGTTGGTAAATATTTCGAAAATTTAGGATATAAAATATATTATAATGGAATAATTAATGGTCGTAGGGATGAAGGAATAGATTTAATTGCATATAATAAAGATGAGGTTTTATTAATTCAATGTAAAAATTGGAAAGAAAATAGCAAATATAAAATTACAGATAAAAATTTAAAAGAGTTTATAGGAAATTGCTATACTTTTATAAAAAATAATCCTAAAATTATGAATAAAAAAATAAAAAGATTATATATAACTTCTTGTGATGTTTTTAGTGATAGTGCTAATTATTTTATTGAAAAGAATAAAGAGTTAATAGAAAAAAAGATTTTGAAATTTGATTAA